A window of the Oscillospiraceae bacterium genome harbors these coding sequences:
- the murI gene encoding glutamate racemase has protein sequence MDNRPIGVFDSGLGGLTAVREMLRILPEEQIIYFGDTGRVPYGGRSPKIITQYSRQDAAFLMSRHVKMVVAACGTASSVAGSLLAKELPVPFTGVLEPTARAAAAATQNGRIGVIATDATIRSGSFQQALKALNPQLQVFAKSCPLFVPIVESGFSLEHPDITKEVAETYLASLRAADVDTVILGCTHYPIIKRIIGEVVGEKVRLIDSGRETAIYCHSLLQQQDMLAQGTKGDCSFFVSDRIEDFSKVAGIFLREDVHSAVQLVDIDKYEGATPWKKTT, from the coding sequence ATGGATAATCGGCCTATCGGCGTTTTTGACTCCGGCCTTGGCGGGCTGACCGCTGTGCGCGAAATGCTGCGCATTCTGCCGGAAGAACAGATCATTTACTTTGGCGACACCGGCCGCGTCCCCTATGGCGGCCGCAGCCCAAAAATCATCACCCAATACTCCCGGCAGGACGCTGCCTTTCTGATGAGCAGGCATGTAAAAATGGTTGTTGCCGCCTGCGGCACAGCCAGCAGCGTGGCCGGCTCTCTTTTGGCCAAGGAACTGCCGGTTCCGTTTACCGGTGTACTGGAGCCGACCGCCCGCGCGGCGGCGGCAGCCACGCAAAACGGCCGCATTGGCGTAATTGCAACCGATGCAACAATCCGCAGCGGTTCCTTTCAGCAGGCACTCAAAGCACTGAACCCGCAGCTGCAGGTCTTTGCCAAAAGCTGCCCGCTTTTTGTGCCTATTGTCGAGTCTGGCTTTTCTTTGGAACACCCGGATATCACAAAAGAAGTAGCAGAAACCTACCTTGCCTCCCTACGTGCGGCAGATGTGGATACTGTGATTCTCGGCTGCACACACTATCCGATTATTAAGCGCATTATCGGTGAAGTGGTCGGTGAAAAGGTCCGCTTGATCGACAGCGGCCGCGAAACCGCAATCTACTGCCACAGCCTGCTGCAGCAGCAAGACATGCTTGCACAGGGCACAAAGGGCGACTGTTCTTTCTTTGTGAGTGACCGCATTGAGGACTTTTCAAAAGTCGCCGGCATTTTCCTGCGCGAAGATGTGCACAGTGCAGTGCAGCTGGTTGACATTGATAAATACGAAGGAGCTACTCCATGGAAGAAAACTACCTGA
- the rplL gene encoding 50S ribosomal protein L7/L12 has translation MSEKVDKLVEEVKGLTVLELSDLVKALEDEFGVSASAPVAVAAAPAAAAPAAEEKTEFDVVLKSAGPNKIPVIKIVRDVTGLGLKDAKAMVDAAPKAIKEGASKEDAEDLKKKLTDAGAEVELK, from the coding sequence ATGTCTGAGAAAGTTGATAAGCTTGTTGAAGAAGTAAAAGGTCTTACCGTTTTGGAGCTGTCCGATCTGGTAAAGGCTCTGGAAGATGAATTCGGCGTTTCTGCGTCTGCTCCTGTCGCTGTTGCTGCTGCTCCGGCTGCTGCTGCTCCGGCTGCTGAAGAGAAGACCGAGTTTGACGTTGTGCTGAAGTCTGCCGGCCCGAACAAGATCCCGGTTATCAAGATTGTCCGCGACGTTACCGGCCTGGGCCTGAAAGATGCAAAGGCTATGGTTGATGCAGCTCCTAAGGCTATCAAGGAAGGCGCTTCTAAGGAAGATGCTGAAGACCTGAAGAAGAAGCTGACTGATGCCGGCGCAGAAGTTGAACTGAAGTAA
- a CDS encoding exonuclease SbcCD subunit D, with amino-acid sequence MKLLHTADWHLGKALYGRSLLEDQRWFLLEWLLPFIKKERPDAVLLAGDIFDRQVPPVEAVELFDQFLRGLSALQIPLVAVSGNHDSARRLSLGTSFLRREGVVLATRPEDLWNPYTIQTKDGTLCCYTLPYCDPTVARQALQQQQDGPRTMDEAFRALLARVQPDPDAVNILVTHCFAAGGKISASESPAFVGGSSQVGLDCFAPFAYTALGHLHAPQKAGSGRYAGSPLKYSFDEANQQKGVTFVTVENGAVQTAVVPVMPPRDVRVLRGSFEALLSAAKETPSEDYLFVQLTDAHPVFQPVDQLRPYYPNLLGLSSEWLLSAGEGEDTEFRRAMRRHRVDDEQIFTAFLQQVCGTEPTQQDLALFREAMKEEEEA; translated from the coding sequence ATGAAATTGCTGCATACGGCCGACTGGCACTTGGGCAAGGCCCTGTACGGGCGCAGCCTGCTAGAGGATCAGCGCTGGTTTTTGCTGGAGTGGCTGTTGCCGTTCATCAAAAAAGAGAGGCCGGACGCCGTGCTTTTGGCCGGCGATATTTTTGACCGTCAGGTGCCGCCGGTCGAGGCGGTTGAGCTTTTTGACCAGTTTCTGCGCGGCCTTTCCGCTTTGCAGATTCCGCTGGTTGCGGTCTCGGGCAATCACGACAGCGCCCGCAGGCTTTCTTTGGGCACGTCTTTTCTGCGCAGGGAGGGGGTCGTTTTGGCGACCCGGCCCGAGGACCTTTGGAACCCCTACACCATTCAAACCAAAGATGGCACGCTTTGCTGCTATACTCTGCCGTACTGTGACCCCACCGTAGCCCGGCAGGCGCTGCAGCAACAGCAAGACGGCCCCCGTACCATGGATGAAGCATTCCGTGCCCTTTTGGCCCGCGTGCAGCCCGACCCTGATGCAGTCAACATTTTGGTGACGCACTGCTTTGCGGCCGGCGGAAAGATCAGCGCCAGTGAAAGCCCGGCCTTTGTCGGCGGCAGCAGCCAAGTGGGACTAGACTGCTTTGCGCCATTTGCCTACACGGCACTGGGACACCTGCATGCACCGCAGAAAGCAGGCAGCGGGCGCTATGCCGGCTCACCGCTCAAGTACAGCTTTGATGAGGCAAACCAGCAGAAAGGCGTTACCTTTGTCACAGTGGAGAACGGAGCAGTACAGACCGCAGTTGTACCCGTAATGCCGCCGCGTGATGTGCGGGTACTGCGCGGCAGCTTTGAAGCGCTTTTGTCGGCAGCCAAAGAGACCCCGAGCGAAGATTATCTGTTTGTGCAGCTGACGGATGCTCACCCGGTTTTTCAGCCAGTTGACCAACTGCGACCGTATTATCCCAACCTGTTGGGCCTTTCGAGCGAATGGCTGCTTTCTGCAGGGGAAGGTGAGGATACCGAATTTCGGCGGGCGATGCGTCGCCACCGGGTAGATGATGAACAAATTTTTACTGCGTTTCTGCAGCAGGTCTGCGGCACGGAACCGACACAGCAGGACCTTGCTCTGTTTCGGGAAGCAATGAAAGAGGAGGAAGAAGCATGA
- the rplJ gene encoding 50S ribosomal protein L10 produces MPSDKILDAKKRQVAALAEEIKKANVGILVDYEGISVANDTKLRKDLRDGGNSYKVIKNTLLKRALADAGLTGLDDQLKGATALAVGEDYVSAAKALKDCAKDNKDFQIKGGFVDGAAVGVEQIDQLASLPSKDVLLSQVLCSMNAPITGLVTVLNGTIKGLVVALNAIAEKQPAAEA; encoded by the coding sequence TTGCCAAGTGATAAGATTTTAGACGCAAAGAAGCGGCAGGTTGCTGCCCTTGCGGAAGAGATCAAGAAAGCAAACGTCGGTATCCTTGTCGATTACGAGGGTATTTCTGTTGCGAATGACACAAAGCTGCGCAAAGACCTGCGTGACGGTGGGAACTCTTATAAAGTTATTAAGAATACCCTGCTCAAGCGTGCTTTGGCTGACGCTGGCCTTACCGGCCTGGATGATCAGCTGAAAGGTGCTACAGCTCTCGCCGTTGGTGAGGACTATGTAAGCGCTGCAAAGGCTTTGAAAGACTGCGCAAAAGACAACAAAGACTTCCAGATTAAGGGCGGCTTTGTTGACGGCGCAGCAGTTGGTGTCGAGCAAATCGACCAACTGGCCAGCCTGCCCAGCAAAGATGTTTTGCTGTCTCAGGTTCTCTGCAGCATGAACGCACCGATCACCGGCCTGGTTACAGTACTCAATGGTACTATCAAGGGCTTGGTCGTTGCACTCAATGCGATTGCTGAAAAGCAGCCCGCCGCAGAGGCGTAA
- the rplK gene encoding 50S ribosomal protein L11: MAQKVTGYIKLQIPAGKATPAPPVGPALGQHGVNIMAFTKEFNERTKKDAGLIIPVIITVYADRSFTFVTKTPPAAVLIKKACGIDTASGEPNKKKVAKITKEQIKQIAETKMPDLNAATIESAMSMIAGTARSMGIEVAD, encoded by the coding sequence ATGGCTCAAAAGGTTACTGGTTATATTAAGCTCCAGATACCTGCCGGCAAGGCAACCCCGGCGCCGCCTGTAGGACCGGCTCTCGGTCAGCACGGCGTCAACATTATGGCGTTCACAAAGGAATTTAACGAGCGCACAAAGAAAGATGCGGGCCTTATCATTCCGGTTATTATCACCGTCTATGCAGACCGCTCTTTCACTTTCGTTACAAAGACCCCGCCCGCCGCTGTTTTAATTAAAAAGGCCTGCGGAATCGACACTGCTTCTGGTGAGCCAAACAAAAAGAAAGTTGCAAAGATCACCAAAGAGCAGATTAAGCAGATTGCAGAAACAAAAATGCCCGACCTGAATGCGGCTACCATTGAATCTGCCATGAGCATGATCGCCGGTACTGCCCGCAGCATGGGAATCGAAGTCGCTGATTGA
- the nusG gene encoding transcription termination/antitermination protein NusG yields the protein MAEEARWYVVHTYSGYENKVASTLAKTVENRKMEDLIQQIMVPTEKVTEVKDNKTREVERKLFPGYVLIKMVLTNESWYVVRNIRGCTGFVGPDNTKPVPLTEEEVQKLGVEKKDVEVSYQVGDSVNIIDGPFDGFVGVVEDIDTEKNRVRVTVNMFGRETPVELELDQAEAME from the coding sequence ATGGCTGAAGAAGCACGCTGGTATGTTGTGCATACCTACTCCGGCTATGAAAACAAGGTCGCTTCCACATTGGCCAAAACGGTGGAAAACCGTAAAATGGAGGACCTGATCCAGCAGATTATGGTCCCAACCGAAAAAGTGACCGAGGTTAAAGACAACAAGACCCGCGAAGTAGAGCGCAAGCTCTTTCCCGGTTATGTACTGATTAAGATGGTCTTGACCAACGAGTCTTGGTACGTGGTGCGCAATATCCGCGGCTGCACCGGTTTCGTCGGCCCTGACAACACCAAGCCGGTGCCGCTGACCGAGGAAGAAGTGCAGAAGCTCGGAGTTGAGAAAAAAGACGTCGAGGTTTCCTATCAGGTGGGCGATTCTGTCAATATTATCGATGGGCCATTTGATGGCTTTGTCGGTGTAGTGGAAGATATCGATACCGAAAAGAACCGTGTGCGCGTTACTGTCAACATGTTCGGCCGCGAGACGCCTGTTGAGCTTGAGCTCGACCAGGCCGAAGCAATGGAATGA
- a CDS encoding HNH endonuclease, translated as MEPLMHIVSFIDQWNEHIAWVNPETMNLLGLMLNISKKTIRTIAISKVEEFASILDDSVDTSFLESVPFIQRVPVGMYVFTYLQENGMDLSYQVMVYDSTVKAYEQLMKALPELFATYKIEDEYLTDNVLEALEEHCRDTFFCGEMIPPYESRDVVNILKYYAQYEEMPKFYTFAEVDRSKLDISKIAQYIWDEDMGQRKKNEYLDEIWNSSDDNMLRLYFGKKVYFMKQLDIELMKISNPDIYKDTENNVVFGKKYLENLPLYEIGKINPNLERELRDSAFEKSRNEKGEYCCTECGLTATSRIPFQVDHIIPMNKGGKSVPENLQILCRTCNGTKGDA; from the coding sequence GTGGAACCGCTGATGCATATTGTTTCCTTTATCGACCAGTGGAATGAACATATTGCATGGGTTAATCCGGAAACAATGAATTTGTTGGGTCTGATGCTGAATATATCAAAAAAAACAATCAGAACGATTGCAATTTCTAAGGTGGAAGAATTTGCTTCTATTTTGGATGATTCCGTGGATACAAGTTTCTTGGAGTCCGTTCCTTTTATTCAGCGTGTTCCGGTTGGAATGTATGTGTTTACCTACTTGCAGGAGAATGGTATGGATTTGTCCTATCAGGTTATGGTGTATGACAGTACAGTAAAGGCTTATGAACAACTGATGAAAGCACTGCCTGAGTTGTTTGCTACTTATAAAATTGAGGACGAATATCTGACAGATAATGTGTTAGAGGCACTGGAAGAACATTGCAGAGATACATTCTTCTGCGGAGAAATGATTCCTCCTTATGAAAGCCGGGATGTTGTCAATATTTTGAAATACTACGCTCAGTATGAAGAGATGCCGAAATTCTATACATTTGCTGAGGTTGACAGAAGCAAACTCGATATTTCTAAAATTGCTCAGTATATCTGGGACGAGGATATGGGACAGCGTAAAAAAAATGAATATCTGGATGAAATCTGGAATAGCAGCGACGATAATATGCTTCGCCTTTATTTCGGAAAGAAAGTTTATTTTATGAAGCAGCTTGATATTGAACTTATGAAAATTTCTAACCCGGATATTTACAAAGACACAGAAAATAACGTTGTATTCGGAAAGAAATATCTGGAAAACCTGCCTTTGTATGAGATTGGAAAGATAAATCCGAACCTGGAGAGGGAACTTCGTGATTCTGCTTTTGAAAAATCCAGAAACGAAAAAGGTGAATACTGTTGTACCGAATGTGGACTGACTGCAACAAGCAGAATCCCATTCCAGGTTGACCACATCATTCCTATGAATAAAGGCGGGAAAAGTGTGCCTGAGAACCTTCAAATCCTTTGCAGAACTTGTAACGGAACCAAAGGAGATGCATAA
- the rplA gene encoding 50S ribosomal protein L1 has product MKHGKKYVDGAKLIDRSKFYDPKEALELAVKTGTAKFDETVEIHIKLGVDSRHADQQVRGALVLPNGTGKKVRVLAICKGDAAKDAEAAGADFIGAEEMAQKIQSGWMDFDVVVTTPDMMGVVGRLGKILGPRGLMPNPKAGTVTREIGKAVKEAKAGKIEYRLDKSNIIHCVIGRVSFGAEKLTANFDALMDAIVKAKPATTKGQYIRSCVVASTMGPGVRINPNKFGA; this is encoded by the coding sequence ATGAAACACGGAAAAAAATACGTCGACGGCGCAAAGCTGATCGATCGTTCAAAATTTTATGATCCAAAAGAAGCGCTTGAGCTTGCCGTAAAGACTGGCACAGCTAAATTTGACGAAACAGTCGAAATCCATATCAAGCTGGGCGTTGACAGCCGCCATGCCGACCAGCAGGTGCGCGGTGCGCTGGTCCTGCCAAACGGCACCGGCAAAAAGGTGCGCGTACTGGCTATCTGTAAGGGCGATGCTGCAAAAGACGCAGAGGCAGCCGGTGCCGATTTTATCGGCGCAGAAGAAATGGCACAGAAGATTCAGTCCGGCTGGATGGATTTCGACGTTGTCGTCACCACTCCGGACATGATGGGCGTTGTCGGCCGCTTAGGTAAAATCCTCGGCCCGCGCGGCTTAATGCCAAACCCCAAGGCCGGTACCGTTACTCGTGAAATCGGCAAGGCTGTCAAAGAAGCCAAGGCCGGTAAGATTGAGTACCGCCTGGACAAGTCCAACATTATCCACTGTGTAATCGGCCGTGTATCTTTTGGCGCTGAAAAGTTGACCGCAAACTTTGATGCACTGATGGATGCAATCGTCAAGGCAAAGCCGGCTACAACCAAGGGCCAGTATATTCGCTCCTGCGTCGTTGCCTCTACCATGGGCCCTGGCGTACGCATTAACCCCAACAAATTTGGCGCCTGA
- a CDS encoding serine hydrolase: protein MKKRLLALLLLLTVATAGCLPASAAGSSAASSSAASKSSSGSTSSASASSQSGNSVFKPNFQLNSKAVELVNLDTDTSVFEQNASQKMYPASTTKIMTFIIVIEHVKNVDTATMTYTDKEKKMIDGTGSSTAGLKVGEKFSIHQLLYAMMVPSGNDAALLLADYVSGGDVDKFVEMMNQKAKALGCTGTHFANPDGLPDDNHYTTARDMATMAKYAMTLNYFMEVCNTTVYNLTPLNQPTIKRQLTTTNAMIDRGSQGGLYYNPYVKGIKTGHTSKSGRCLVSTAVYGGRTYLCVVMGAPLSDTKYGEMTDTTNLYKWVYSNFNLVQIASAKQPIWEVSLKYAWNRDSITLYPEKNVSAVLPEGVSASSVEVTTNVPSAVEAPLKKGQVVGTATLTYAKQKLATVRLVSNEDVNRSELVHSATTAKAIFSSPWFIAIFAVIVLLLVIYIVLAVVYSRRKRNLRKVHKYKHF, encoded by the coding sequence ATGAAAAAACGTCTGCTTGCGCTGCTGCTTTTGCTGACAGTTGCCACGGCGGGTTGCCTGCCTGCCAGCGCTGCCGGCAGCAGTGCAGCCTCTTCATCTGCCGCCTCAAAAAGCAGCTCCGGCAGCACATCCTCTGCTAGCGCGTCAAGCCAAAGCGGGAACAGTGTCTTTAAACCGAATTTTCAGCTGAATTCCAAAGCTGTCGAGCTGGTAAACCTGGACACCGACACCTCTGTCTTCGAACAAAACGCCAGCCAAAAAATGTACCCAGCCTCTACTACAAAAATCATGACATTCATTATCGTCATCGAGCATGTAAAGAATGTGGACACGGCCACCATGACATACACCGATAAAGAAAAAAAGATGATCGATGGCACCGGCAGTTCTACCGCAGGACTGAAGGTCGGTGAAAAATTCAGTATACATCAGCTGTTGTACGCCATGATGGTCCCCTCTGGCAACGATGCGGCCCTGCTTTTGGCGGACTATGTCAGCGGCGGCGATGTGGACAAGTTTGTGGAAATGATGAATCAAAAAGCCAAGGCACTGGGCTGTACAGGCACACACTTTGCCAACCCGGATGGCTTGCCGGACGACAACCACTATACCACGGCGCGCGACATGGCCACCATGGCAAAATACGCCATGACGCTCAACTACTTTATGGAGGTCTGCAATACAACTGTCTATAACTTAACGCCGCTGAATCAGCCCACGATCAAGCGGCAGCTAACAACAACCAACGCCATGATTGACCGCGGCTCGCAGGGCGGCCTGTACTACAATCCCTATGTAAAAGGCATAAAAACCGGCCATACCAGCAAATCCGGCCGCTGTCTGGTCAGTACTGCCGTTTACGGCGGGCGCACTTATCTGTGTGTAGTGATGGGTGCGCCGCTGAGCGACACCAAATATGGAGAAATGACCGATACCACAAACCTGTACAAATGGGTTTACAGCAACTTTAACCTGGTGCAGATTGCCTCGGCAAAACAGCCTATTTGGGAAGTATCTTTAAAGTACGCGTGGAACCGCGACTCAATCACGTTGTATCCGGAAAAAAACGTTTCGGCAGTTTTGCCAGAGGGCGTCAGCGCCAGCAGCGTAGAGGTCACGACCAACGTGCCCAGTGCAGTAGAGGCTCCGCTGAAAAAGGGCCAGGTTGTCGGCACCGCCACCCTGACCTACGCAAAACAGAAATTGGCAACTGTACGCTTGGTAAGCAATGAAGACGTCAACCGCAGCGAATTGGTGCACTCGGCCACGACCGCCAAAGCGATTTTCTCTTCCCCTTGGTTTATCGCAATTTTTGCGGTCATCGTCTTGCTACTCGTGATTTATATCGTTTTGGCGGTTGTTTACAGTCGCCGCAAACGTAACCTGCGCAAGGTACATAAGTACAAGCATTTTTAA
- the rpmG gene encoding 50S ribosomal protein L33, with amino-acid sequence MRVKVVLACTECKQRNYNTKKNKKNDPDRLQMRKYCPFCKKHTLHKETK; translated from the coding sequence ATGAGAGTAAAGGTAGTATTAGCTTGCACTGAGTGCAAACAGCGTAACTACAACACAAAGAAAAACAAGAAGAACGACCCAGACAGACTGCAGATGCGCAAGTATTGTCCCTTCTGCAAAAAGCACACGCTGCACAAGGAAACCAAGTGA
- a CDS encoding D-alanine--D-alanine ligase yields MKKTVAVLFGGSSSEHEVSCVSAATIAESLDKNKYDVLTLGITKDGRWMLYSGSAESIRSGAWETDAAACRRAFLSPDTSVHGIIAESPDGFQTIRLDCVIPALHGKNGEDGTVQGLLHLSGVPYVGCPTLASACCMDKAVTHTLLASWNIKQAHFLWFFAENYSGEGRLKIQRKIEARLGWPIFLKPANAGSSVGITKVKSADEMDAAVALAALQDSKIVVEENIIGQEVECAVLGNECPQASIVGEIGAGAEFYDYDDKYKNGKSKLYIPAHLEDSVANELRHTACRAYRLLGCTGLARVDFFVRNGKEVLLNELNTLPGFTSISMYPKLWEACGKPIPQLLDDLISLAEERKRYI; encoded by the coding sequence ATGAAAAAAACCGTAGCAGTTCTGTTTGGGGGCAGCTCTTCTGAGCATGAAGTCTCCTGTGTTTCTGCAGCAACCATTGCAGAAAGCTTGGATAAAAATAAATACGATGTCTTAACGCTCGGTATTACCAAAGACGGCCGCTGGATGCTTTACAGCGGCTCCGCTGAGTCCATCCGCTCTGGCGCATGGGAAACAGACGCGGCTGCCTGCCGCCGCGCTTTTCTTTCGCCAGACACCTCTGTGCACGGCATTATTGCCGAAAGCCCCGACGGCTTCCAGACTATTCGGCTGGACTGCGTCATTCCCGCACTGCACGGCAAAAACGGGGAAGACGGCACTGTGCAGGGGCTGCTGCACCTGAGTGGCGTTCCCTATGTTGGCTGCCCAACCTTAGCGAGTGCCTGCTGCATGGACAAAGCAGTAACGCACACCCTCTTGGCAAGCTGGAATATTAAGCAGGCGCATTTCCTGTGGTTTTTTGCCGAAAACTACAGCGGCGAGGGCCGTCTGAAAATTCAGCGCAAAATTGAGGCCCGCTTAGGCTGGCCAATTTTCTTAAAGCCCGCGAACGCGGGCTCCAGTGTGGGCATTACCAAAGTAAAAAGCGCCGATGAAATGGATGCTGCAGTTGCCCTGGCGGCCCTGCAGGACAGCAAGATTGTCGTAGAGGAAAACATCATCGGCCAGGAAGTAGAGTGCGCTGTCTTGGGCAATGAGTGCCCGCAGGCAAGCATTGTCGGCGAAATTGGCGCTGGCGCAGAGTTTTATGACTATGACGACAAATACAAAAACGGAAAAAGCAAGCTTTACATCCCGGCACATTTGGAAGACTCTGTTGCCAACGAACTGCGGCACACTGCCTGCCGTGCCTACCGCCTTCTGGGCTGCACCGGCCTTGCACGCGTAGACTTCTTTGTGCGAAACGGCAAAGAGGTCCTGCTGAATGAGCTGAACACCCTGCCGGGCTTTACTTCCATCAGCATGTACCCCAAACTGTGGGAAGCCTGCGGCAAACCAATCCCGCAGCTGCTGGACGACCTGATTTCTCTGGCGGAAGAGCGCAAGCGCTATATCTGA
- a CDS encoding DUF4368 domain-containing protein, whose amino-acid sequence MIFENTHEAIIDQETFEIVQHIRDGRRRLTPMGEMPVLSGMLFCAYCGAKLYQVRARGWNHEQEHFVCATYRKQKGKCSSHQIHNVQVEQILLTEINRMLAFVRDHENEFVEMLTKKNEKDLNRQLRDSNRELEQAMQRIHKLDEIIQRLYEDNIDGKVSDERFARMTATYEQEQKTLEVKVVELREAISKAKVQRLNIDSFRAQVKKYTEVKKLDAAIIHTLVERIDVFKPEKVPGTRTKKQTILIHWNFIGAVDLPDTQKKSA is encoded by the coding sequence GTGATTTTTGAAAACACCCACGAAGCCATTATTGACCAGGAAACCTTTGAAATTGTGCAGCATATCCGAGACGGCAGACGCAGGCTGACACCGATGGGCGAAATGCCTGTCCTGTCCGGTATGTTGTTCTGTGCCTACTGCGGTGCGAAACTGTACCAGGTCAGAGCGAGAGGATGGAATCATGAGCAGGAACATTTCGTATGTGCTACCTATCGTAAGCAGAAAGGAAAATGCTCCTCCCATCAGATACACAATGTGCAGGTGGAACAGATTCTGCTGACGGAGATAAACAGGATGCTCGCCTTCGTCCGCGATCACGAAAACGAATTTGTGGAGATGCTGACCAAGAAAAATGAAAAAGACCTCAATCGACAACTCCGTGACAGCAACAGAGAACTGGAGCAGGCAATGCAGCGCATCCACAAACTGGATGAAATCATCCAACGGCTCTATGAGGACAACATCGACGGTAAGGTCAGTGACGAGCGTTTTGCCAGAATGACTGCCACCTATGAGCAGGAGCAGAAAACGCTTGAAGTCAAAGTAGTGGAACTGCGTGAGGCTATTTCCAAAGCCAAAGTACAACGGCTCAACATTGACTCCTTCCGTGCACAGGTGAAAAAGTACACCGAAGTCAAGAAACTGGATGCCGCAATCATCCATACATTGGTGGAACGTATCGATGTATTCAAGCCGGAAAAAGTACCCGGAACACGGACAAAAAAGCAGACCATTCTCATTCATTGGAACTTTATCGGTGCAGTCGACCTGCCCGATACGCAGAAAAAATCGGCATAG
- the secE gene encoding preprotein translocase subunit SecE, which translates to MADKTKKSASKGKAPAAQDAKKAVKKADKVSDKATAQAQTSKTEKEKKKKKRFDGISRFFRELKPEIKKVIWPTPHAVWKNVGVVVVMVAVVGLFVFGLDEAFTNLLHQFMNVAV; encoded by the coding sequence ATGGCTGACAAGACAAAAAAGTCCGCCAGCAAGGGCAAAGCCCCCGCTGCGCAGGACGCAAAAAAAGCCGTGAAAAAAGCTGACAAAGTGTCCGACAAAGCGACTGCGCAGGCTCAGACAAGCAAAACCGAAAAAGAGAAAAAGAAGAAAAAAAGATTTGACGGTATTTCGCGGTTTTTCCGTGAATTAAAGCCGGAAATCAAAAAAGTGATTTGGCCGACCCCGCACGCTGTGTGGAAAAACGTAGGCGTCGTTGTGGTCATGGTCGCTGTAGTCGGTTTGTTTGTCTTCGGTCTGGATGAAGCATTCACGAATCTGCTGCATCAGTTTATGAATGTTGCAGTATGA